CTACACCGGTTACGAAGACGTCTGTGTAGCCGCCCAGCGCCTGGCTGCCCCACTGCGGGCACGGAATGCTGTGGCGCCGCCGCAAGTATTCGCGCACCATGAGTGCTTCAATTTTGGCCGCTGGTCCGGTGCGAGCCACCTGGCCATAAGGCATAGGCACCATCTGGGTCAGATAGAAGGCCGAGCCCGAGAGCATCCGGGCCAGGCGTTCTGTTTCGATTGCATCATCGCGTACGTAGGCGCGCACGCGATCCGGATCTTCGATCCAGCTGCGGGACAGCTCGGAGCCCGTAATGTAAGTGCGGTTGTGGACCGAAAGGCCAAAGTAACGGGCAACCGTCTTCAGCGTATAGTCAGGCAGATCCCGTTTGAATACATCGAAAGCCAGCACCTGAAAGTACACATCAATTACATGCCGACCCGCAATCTCAAAAGCTGTGTAATCCACTGTGCGCTCCGCGAAGCGGATGCTTGCTGGAAACGTGCGCGGCTCGCTGCCATCACGGCCCAGTTGCAGCGGAATGCCATAGCGCTGGCAACGTCGCTGCAGGTAGGGCAGATCGAAAGCAAGCAGATTGTAGCCTTCCAGTACGTCGGGGTCTCGCGTGCGCAGAATGTCCAGAAACTGGCGTAGCAGGGCTGCCTCGGAGCCGGCCTCACGTACGTCCAGCACGCGATGCCAGCCGCGATTATCGTGCAGAGCAATGAGTACGATCTGGTCCTCGGGGCGATCGGCGTTGGGAAAGCCTGCCGTGGTATAGACCTCAATGTCAAGCTGCAGGCGGTGGAGCTCATCGAGCGTCATGCCCTTGAAGCAGGTGCGACCGGACTGCATCAGATACTGCTGCGCCGGTGCATTGATCAGATAAAGGGGCGAAGGTTCGAGGCCGGATGCTGCTTGCTCGATGTGTCGAATGGCAGCCCGATAGGCCATCCAGCTTTCAAAGACAACGAGATAGCGAAAGTGTTCGTGGCCCTGTAGTGGCTGAAAGCGAAAGCGCTGGCGTGGATAGCCGGCCAGCAGCCGAATATCGGAAAGCAGGAAGAACGGATAGAACGGTTGTTCTTCAATGCGCAGCGAGCCGTCTTCGTTGCGCCAGTACAGGCGCACACGTGCAGGTGTGTCGACGTCACCGTCCAGCAGCGGTTGCACATCCAGTAACCGTGGAGCCGGATCGCGTCCGAACAGGGCAACATCTTCGTAGGGGAGGGTGGCCTCTGTCATGTTCTCCGGGTATTTGCTGACGGATCGACGCCCATCAGGTCCGGGGGCTGCCTGTACCCGGCGCGTAGCGGCCGCTATCCCGTCTTCTTGTAAAACTTGAACAAAAGGATATACCGCACGGATCAGGAGGCGGTTCTGGCCTGCAGGGATGCGTATCTTAAAAAGTATGAATCGTCTTGAAGTCGTAGCGCTCAGTAAACGTTTCGGGTTCCGCCGACTGTTCGAGGGGCTTTCGTTTACGATTACGGCCGGACAGACACTGGCCGTAACGGGCCCGAACGGCGCCGGCAAGTCGACGCTGCTTCGGATACTGGCAGGCGTGCTGCGTCCGACAACGGGTGAGATTCGGTTGCAGGTTGATGGCCGCTGGATTGAGGCGGCCGATCGCCCGTTTCATGTGGGGCTGGCGGCTCCTTACCTGCAGCTCTACGAGGGGTTTACGGCACGTGAAAATCTGGCTTTTCTGGCCCGTGCACGTGGATTGGCGGATGGTGCTCGACGAGTAGCGTACTGGTTGGAGCGGATCGGGCTGCAGGCGTTTGCCGATGAGCCCGTGGCCATTTTTTCGTCCGGGATGCGTCAGCGACTTCGACTGGCTGCTGCCCTGCTGGCTGATCCGCCACTCTGGTTGCTGGACGAACCGCGTTCGAATCTGGACGAGGCTGGCCGTCGCCTGGTTGAAGCGTTACTTGAAGAGGCCCGAGAAGAAGGCCGACTGGTTGTCGTAGCCACTAACGATGCCGACGAAGCAGCCGCTTGTATGCAGCAGGTAGATCTGCGGGCGTTTCGTTGACGTTCATGCAGCCAGCCCCAGTGTCACCAGCGTAACGCTACCAGCACGGGCGCTGTGAAGCGCCTGGGCAGCCCAGGTTGCCGTGGCCCCGGTGGTCAGCAGATCGTCCACGAGCAGTACATGGCGTCCGGCCACGCGCTTTGGATAAGGGGCCACAAAGGCCCGAGCTACATTGGCGCGTCGGGCTTCCCGTCCCAGGTGGGTCTGGCTCCTGGTTGGCCGTATCCGCATCAGTAATTCAGGGGCCACTGGACGTGCCAGCACGTCGCCGATGCCCCGGGCCAGCCAGGCACTCTGGTTGTAACCCCGCTCCAGATAACGACGGCGGTGCAGGGGAACGGGTACAATCACGTCAATCGCCAGCCATTCCGTTCGAAAGGTTTCGCCGATCATGCGTCCCAGCCGTCGGCCGTAGATCGGCCGATTTCCGTACTTCAGGGCGTGGTGCAAGGGACGGAAGGGGCCCGTTGCGCTTTCGTACCACAGGCTGTAAGCGGCCCGGAAACAGCCTATCGCTTCGGGAAGCTGATGCAGACGGCGTAGCGCTTCGCCAGGTGGCACGCGCTGGAGCATACGCAGACAACGGGTGCAAAGGGGCAGTGTGGGATGTGTCGAACGAGCTCCGCAGTGCAGACAATACCAGGGGTATACCAGCGATCGCAAGGCATGCCCCAGGCGATACAGCATCCCCCTGTAAGAATCCAGTAAAACAGACATGGTCCTGGAAAAAGGGTTCGCATACGCCTCTAAAAAGTTGTATACTTTACAGCACACGTGCAAGCGTGCGCCTACGATCGAACTGGAGAACCAACAGGAGGGGCAATATGGCCAGTCGTAAGCGTCGTGGTATGATTATCAAGAATACGAACGATGTGCCCGTTGAAATTCCTATGAATACCCGTACGATTCAACTCAAGCCGGGCGAAGAGGCGCTGGTCACGGCTGAAGAGGTGCGCGATCCGGTGTTGCGTGAGAAGCTTCAGGTGCGGGCCGTATCGATTGTGCGGCCAACCACCGAGCAAGAAGAAGAGATGCTCCGACAGCAGCTGGCGCAGCAGAATAACTGAAAAAATAATAGGGTAGATGCTGAATATTCTGGCCCTGGAGCCCTGGTACGGAGGATCCCACCGAAATTTTCTGGACGGATTGATTCGCCATAGCCGGCATCGGTTTCATGCAGTGACGATGGCGCCACGCTATCGGCGCTGGCGCATGCATGGCGGCGCCGTTACCATGGCCCGTAAGGCGTTGCAGGCCTGGGAAGAAGGCTTCCGGCCTGATGTAATTTTTGCCACGAACATGGTCAACCTGCCTGCCTTTCTCTCACTGACGCGAAGCCGGCTGGCCCATGTACCTGTCATTCTGTATTTTCATGAGAATGCATTGACCTATCCGTTGCCGGAAGGCAAAGAACGGGATCCGGCTTTCGGTTATATCAACTACCTGTCATGTCTGGCAGCTGATCGGGTCTTGTTTAACACGCGCTTCCATATGGAAGCATTTCTGGAGGCACTTCCACTGCTGCTACGGGCCTTTCCGGACTATACACACCTGGACGCCGTGCAGGAGATTCGGGCCAAGGCTTCGGTGCTTTATCCGGGCATTGATCTGTCGGCCCATGATCAGTACGCGGGTGATCGACGGCCCCGCTACTGGGGCCCCGGTATGCCGCCCCCCATCATCCTGTGGAATCAGCGATGGGAATACGACAAGGCGCCGGAGGTCTTTCTGCGCGTGATGAATCGGCTGGATGACGCCGGTCATCGTTTCCGGCTTATTCTGGCCGGTGAGCGTTTCGAGGAGCAACCATATGAGCTGGATAAAGCCTTCGAACGCTACGCTGACCGCATTTTGCACTATGGCTATGCCGAGGATTTCGAGGAATATAGCCGATTGCTTCACCGGGCTGATGTTATTGTCTCGACCGCTCGTCACGAATTTTTTGGCGTAGCGGTGCTGGAAGCGATTTACTGCGGGTGTCATCCCCTGTTGCCCAATCGGCTGAGCTATCCGGAACTGATTCCAGAACCGCTGCACCGACCACTGCTGCATGCCCCCACGCTGTACGAGGATGAAGAAGCGCTCTATCAGTTACTGGCAGCGTTGTTGAAAGGCGAGGAACGACCGCTTCCGCCAGAGCGGCTTCGGGAGGTCCCCGCCCACCTTGATTGGAAGCAGCACGTGACGGCTTACGATCAGCTTTTTGAATCGGTAGCTGGCGTAGAGCCTGCCCGTTCAGACGCCTCCGTGGTGGTTTCGGCTTAAACCGAAGTACAAAAAGGGGCGTTGGCTTTAGTTATTGGAGGCCTGCGCGACCAGAAGGGCCTCGGGAGGAGGGGGGTCCCCCTCGACGGCATAAGGGCGTGCATCCATGCCAGTGGTGAAAAGCAAAAGCACCGTCTGGCGAGGATCATAGTGATCGAGCTGGTCCAGCAACCATTGGAGCGAGGGCAGTTCCTGAGCCGGTGCCAGTACTTCCTGAGGGGCATAGGCCAGACGATGGATCATAAAGCCATGACGCAGGGCCTCGCTGCGGGGTGGTATCGCTTCGCCTATGATGAGCACACCTTTACCGGCCTGTCGGTAGCCACTCAGGGAAGCCGCCGCCAGCTCTTCCCAGTGCGTCAGGATAAACTGATGATGCGAGGCCTCCAGCGCTTCGTCCTGGTAGGCCTCGGCTGGCGTACGAATGACAAAGCGCCGGCCCGCTTCATCCAGATGTTCGGTAATGCGATCGGGCATGTAGTAGGTATACGAGGAAAGGGCGGTAGGAAATATTCGCCCGGCGTGGCGTTCGTCAGTCCATATTTTCCACAATCGCCTGTCCGAACTCGCTGGTTCGGAGCAGCGTGGCGCCTTCCATGAGGCGGTGAAAGTCGTAGGTAACGCGCTTCTGGGCGATCGTTCGTTCGATCCCCCGGATAATCAGATCGGCTGCTTCGTGCCAGCCCATATAGCGGAGCATCATTTCGCCCGAAAGAATCACCGAACTGGGGTTGACCTTATCCTGGCCGGCGTACTTGGGAGCCGTACCATGCGTGGCCTCGAAGACGGCATGTCCGGTTTCATAGTTGATATTGGCACCTGGTGCGATCCCAATACCGCCCACCTGGGCGGCCAGCGCATCGGAGATGTAGTCGCCGTTCAGGTTCATGGTGGCGATTACGTCATATTCGGCCGGACGGGTCAGGATCTGCTGTAGAAACGCATCAGCAATGACATCTTTGATGACAATTTCTCGCCCGTTGTGCACCAACACGTGCCAGGGACCGCCGTCGAGCGGACGGGCGCCGAACTCCTCACGGGCCAGTTCATAACCCCACTCGCGAAAGGCCCCTTCTGTGAATTTCATGATGTTGCCCTTGTGTACGAGCGTGACACTTTTGCGGCCGCGCTCGATGGCATAGCGCAGGGCAGCGCGTACCAGCCGACGTGTCCCATCACGGGAGATCGGCTTGATGCCAATGCCGCTGGTTTCTGGAAAGCGAATCTTTGTGATTCCTAGCTCCTCCTGAAGGAAGCGAATGAGCTTCTGGACTTCGGACGAGCCCGCCGGAAATTCAATGCCCGCGTATACGTCTTCCGAGTTTTCTCGGAAGATCACCATGTCGACCAGCTCGGGATGCTTTACCGGCGAAGGAACGCCTGGAAAATAGCGTACGGGGCGCACGCAGGCGTACAGGTCGAGCTGCTGACGAAGCGCTACGTTCAGGGAGCGAATACCTCCTCCCACAGGAGTGGTCAGCGGTCCCTTGATGGCTACCAGGTAATAATCGATGGCTTTCAGCGTATCTTCGGGGAGCCAGGTGCCAAGCTGCCTGTGGGCTTTCTCCCCAGCAAAGACCTCAAACCAGACGATCCGACGGCGGCCACTATAGGCTTTTTCCACGGCAGCATCAAACACTAACTTGGCGGCCCGCCAGATGTCAGGGCCGGTGCCGTCTCCTTCAATGAAAGGAATGATCGGTTGGTCTGGCACCTCCAGCGCACCATCAGCGCGCTTTTGAATGCGTGCTCCTTCAGACGGAGGGGTCAGATGTTCAAACGCCGGCGCTTCTGCAGGTATCGGTTGAGCCATGACGTCTGTGAGGCTGGGTTCCCGGGGAGTTCATGCTTAAGTTAACACAAACAGGTCCTTTTTATCTCATAAAAATAGCGAAAAACCCTGTCTGATCGGTTACGGCTGAGGAGGGCGCAACTCCTGCGCACGGATTGTATAGCGCCAGCGTTCCTGTCCCTGGGCATCATAGGCCGTAATAGTCAATACACGGTCGGTTCGGGGACCGGAGAAGGTGAGCAGGACCACATTGCGTTCCTGTAGGAGCGTTCCTTCGATACGTAAGGGATTGTCTTCGGTCAGGGTGGAAGGACCCGCTGTGAGGGGGGAGGCAGTGATCTCGTAAAGGGGATAAAAATTGTCGGGCTGGTAGCGCATCAGCTCGGTGTGATGGCGGTCGCCGCTGAGAAACACCACGCCCGCAATACGTCGGCGCACGATCTCCCGGAGCAGGCGCTCATAGTCTCTTGGGAAGAGGGCAGCTACCGACTCAAAGCGGGTGAACCGATTGAGGATCTGATTGCCGTTGGCGATGATCTTAAACGGCGCGTCGCTGTAGGTGAGGGCATCGATGAGCCACTGGAGCTGGGCTTCACCCCACATGGTTTTGGTGGAGTCGTTCGGGGCGTCATTAGGGCTTCGATAGAAGCGATCGTCCAGCAGGAAAAAGTCTACGTCGCCCCAGGTGAACTGCGTAAAGACGCCCGGTGTGCCGGGCAGACCATAAGAGGGATTGGCCCAGTACTGTTGAAAAAGACGGAGCGCAATCCCTTTCAGCGTATAGCTTCGGTCCGCATTGTTGGGTCCATAGTCATGGTCATCCCAGATGGCGTAGTGATGGGTCGTGGCCAGCAATTCCTGTAGCAGGGGATGGCTGCGGGTATGTGCATAGCGGTAAGACATCATAGGGGGACTGCCAAAGTCCGCCTCGCGCAGGTAGGTATTATCGCCCAGCCAGATCATGACATCGGGTTTAAGGCGCGTCAGGTGCGTAAGAATCTGAAAGTCGCCGCCGTAGGGACGGCCGGGGCGGTCGTAAGGGGCATCGTTTACATAGAAACAGGAGGCGGCTGCTACAGTGAATGTTGGGGGATCGGTGCGCCATTGCCAGAGCGGTTGGGTCTGAAAGCGCGGCTGGTAAGGAAGGGTCAGAATCGTGTCGTTCAGCACGACATCATAGACGTACCGACGCCCTGGCTCCAGGTAAGGGATGGAAATGTGCACCGTATAGTCGGTTTCCGGACCGGCAAAGTACGGTGGGGTGATGCGGGCACTGTCTTCGGGCTGGCCTTCTTCGCGGTAAAGGAGCTGTACCTGCGCAGGCGCCCGCGTTTGCAACCAGACCACCACCTCGCGCTGGGTGGCATAGCCGTTCATGGGACCCGAACGCAGCAACTCGGCCACAGGGAGGGTCTCGGCCAGGCGTGCAGGTACCTGGGCTGTGGCCGAAGC
This genomic interval from Rhodothermus sp. contains the following:
- a CDS encoding alkaline phosphatase D family protein is translated as MRATICRWIGLLLLAASATAQVPARLAETLPVAELLRSGPMNGYATQREVVVWLQTRAPAQVQLLYREEGQPEDSARITPPYFAGPETDYTVHISIPYLEPGRRYVYDVVLNDTILTLPYQPRFQTQPLWQWRTDPPTFTVAAASCFYVNDAPYDRPGRPYGGDFQILTHLTRLKPDVMIWLGDNTYLREADFGSPPMMSYRYAHTRSHPLLQELLATTHHYAIWDDHDYGPNNADRSYTLKGIALRLFQQYWANPSYGLPGTPGVFTQFTWGDVDFFLLDDRFYRSPNDAPNDSTKTMWGEAQLQWLIDALTYSDAPFKIIANGNQILNRFTRFESVAALFPRDYERLLREIVRRRIAGVVFLSGDRHHTELMRYQPDNFYPLYEITASPLTAGPSTLTEDNPLRIEGTLLQERNVVLLTFSGPRTDRVLTITAYDAQGQERWRYTIRAQELRPPQP
- a CDS encoding DNA polymerase domain-containing protein: MTEATLPYEDVALFGRDPAPRLLDVQPLLDGDVDTPARVRLYWRNEDGSLRIEEQPFYPFFLLSDIRLLAGYPRQRFRFQPLQGHEHFRYLVVFESWMAYRAAIRHIEQAASGLEPSPLYLINAPAQQYLMQSGRTCFKGMTLDELHRLQLDIEVYTTAGFPNADRPEDQIVLIALHDNRGWHRVLDVREAGSEAALLRQFLDILRTRDPDVLEGYNLLAFDLPYLQRRCQRYGIPLQLGRDGSEPRTFPASIRFAERTVDYTAFEIAGRHVIDVYFQVLAFDVFKRDLPDYTLKTVARYFGLSVHNRTYITGSELSRSWIEDPDRVRAYVRDDAIETERLARMLSGSAFYLTQMVPMPYGQVARTGPAAKIEALMVREYLRRRHSIPCPQWGSQALGGYTDVFVTGVVGPVVYADVESLYPSIMLTYGIQPRTDRLGLFQQLLRRLTELRLETKRQMREASSEALRRELDARQSSYKILINSFYGMLGFSRATFNDFEAADRVAASGQEVLRRLIHTIQQAGGQVVEVDTDGVLFVPPASIQGEAAERAFVDQLNTALPAGIRVSFEGRFKKMLSYKKKNYALLGYDGSLRFKGSSLISRSVERFGRQFVREAIARLLEEDIQGLHELYLRYRLRILQHAWESVYDFARTETLKDSLENYLADVAAGRRPRAAAYELACRLREAGRPVRKGDRISYYLTGTHPNVAAYEHCRLAEEWDPAHPDENVAYYLRRLDEFARKFEPFFTPADFRRIFSPDDLFGFSSAGIRPIRKIRTPEDVRISTPF
- the ccmA gene encoding heme ABC exporter ATP-binding protein CcmA — protein: MNRLEVVALSKRFGFRRLFEGLSFTITAGQTLAVTGPNGAGKSTLLRILAGVLRPTTGEIRLQVDGRWIEAADRPFHVGLAAPYLQLYEGFTARENLAFLARARGLADGARRVAYWLERIGLQAFADEPVAIFSSGMRQRLRLAAALLADPPLWLLDEPRSNLDEAGRRLVEALLEEAREEGRLVVVATNDADEAAACMQQVDLRAFR
- a CDS encoding DUF3524 domain-containing protein; this encodes MLNILALEPWYGGSHRNFLDGLIRHSRHRFHAVTMAPRYRRWRMHGGAVTMARKALQAWEEGFRPDVIFATNMVNLPAFLSLTRSRLAHVPVILYFHENALTYPLPEGKERDPAFGYINYLSCLAADRVLFNTRFHMEAFLEALPLLLRAFPDYTHLDAVQEIRAKASVLYPGIDLSAHDQYAGDRRPRYWGPGMPPPIILWNQRWEYDKAPEVFLRVMNRLDDAGHRFRLILAGERFEEQPYELDKAFERYADRILHYGYAEDFEEYSRLLHRADVIVSTARHEFFGVAVLEAIYCGCHPLLPNRLSYPELIPEPLHRPLLHAPTLYEDEEALYQLLAALLKGEERPLPPERLREVPAHLDWKQHVTAYDQLFESVAGVEPARSDASVVVSA
- a CDS encoding ComF family protein; the encoded protein is MSVLLDSYRGMLYRLGHALRSLVYPWYCLHCGARSTHPTLPLCTRCLRMLQRVPPGEALRRLHQLPEAIGCFRAAYSLWYESATGPFRPLHHALKYGNRPIYGRRLGRMIGETFRTEWLAIDVIVPVPLHRRRYLERGYNQSAWLARGIGDVLARPVAPELLMRIRPTRSQTHLGREARRANVARAFVAPYPKRVAGRHVLLVDDLLTTGATATWAAQALHSARAGSVTLVTLGLAA
- the icd gene encoding NADP-dependent isocitrate dehydrogenase, whose product is MAQPIPAEAPAFEHLTPPSEGARIQKRADGALEVPDQPIIPFIEGDGTGPDIWRAAKLVFDAAVEKAYSGRRRIVWFEVFAGEKAHRQLGTWLPEDTLKAIDYYLVAIKGPLTTPVGGGIRSLNVALRQQLDLYACVRPVRYFPGVPSPVKHPELVDMVIFRENSEDVYAGIEFPAGSSEVQKLIRFLQEELGITKIRFPETSGIGIKPISRDGTRRLVRAALRYAIERGRKSVTLVHKGNIMKFTEGAFREWGYELAREEFGARPLDGGPWHVLVHNGREIVIKDVIADAFLQQILTRPAEYDVIATMNLNGDYISDALAAQVGGIGIAPGANINYETGHAVFEATHGTAPKYAGQDKVNPSSVILSGEMMLRYMGWHEAADLIIRGIERTIAQKRVTYDFHRLMEGATLLRTSEFGQAIVENMD